In Halanaerobiaceae bacterium ANBcell28, the DNA window AGATATCTGTCCTAAATGTGATGGAAAATTAGAAATTAAATCTGGAATTGAAGTAGGACATATTTTTAAATTAGGAACTAAGTATAGTGAAAGCTTAGGAGCTACTTATTTGGATAATAATGGCAAAGAACAAAATATAGTAATGGGTAGTTATGGGATAGGTGTCAGTAGACTTGTTGCTGCAGCTATTGAGCAAAACCATGATGAGAATGGAATTATATGGCCTAAAGCTATTGCACCTTATCAAGTAATAATCTTACAACTTGGAAAAGGTGAAGAAATTGATAATGAAGCTGGTAAAATCTATAAATTATTAAAAGAAGAAGGTATTGATGTATTATTAGATGATCGTAAAGAAAGAGCTGGAGTTAAATTTAATGATGCAGACTTAATTGGTATTCCTTTAAGACTTACTCTTGGTAAACGTTCACTTAAAAATGGTTTACTTGAAGCTCGAATTCGTCGTAGTGGAGAAGACCTAGAGATATCACTTGATAATGTTAAAAAAGAGGTGCTTGATATACTCAATAAAATAAAATAGGAGGACAGAAAGCATGAGAGTAACAGCCTTAATACCTGCCTTCAATGAAGAAGATACAATAGCCAATATTGTTAAGGTCTTAAGATCACATGATAAGATAAATGAGGTTTTAGTAGTAAATGATGGTTCTTCAGATAATACAGCTAGTGAGGCTAAAAATTCTGGAGCTAGGCTTATTAGTTTAGATTATAACCAGGGAAAAGGTGCTGCATTACAATCTGGTATTGATCAAATTGAATCTGATATTGTTTTAATGCTTGATGGAGACCTTATAGGATTAAAGGATAAGCATATAGACAATTTATTAAAACCGATATATAATAATGAATGTGATATGACCTTAGGAGTTTTTAGTGATGGTAGAGGCATAACTGATCTAGCTCAATTTGTGTCTCCTAATCTTTCGGGTCAAAGGGCTGTTAAAAAAGACATAATAAGTGATATTTATAATTTAAAGGATTCAGGTTATGGTGTTGAAGTAGCTATTAATAAATATGTAAAAAAACATGGACGATTGAAGTATGTCGACTTAGAAGAATTAACTCATGTTATGAAAGAAGAAAAAAGAGGCTTAGCTAAAGGAATTGTTGATCGTGGAAAAATGTATTGGGATATAATAAAAATGTATCTTAAAAAAACAGGAAGCTAATATAGTATAGTAGGGGGATATTAGATGATTTTTACAATAAAGCCAGACGATAATTATTCCCATTTAATAAAATATTTATCTATTGATAAAGAAAATAAATTATGTAAGATCATAAGTGCTAAAGATCAAGTTAATAACGGAGAATTTGAAGAAATTATAAGTTCTTTAAAAATAGATTTAGCTGATTATGAAATCAGCATATTACCTAAACTTAGTATAGAAGACGAAATAAAATTTGTTTGGCCACAACTTATATATGAACTTAAAGATGCTTTTCCTTATATAAATGGATGGTTAGAACGAGCTCGGTTGAAATTAAATAATGAAGAGCTCTTGATTGAATTAGAAAGTAATGTAGCTTATAAAAATTTAAATGGAGATAAACTAAGTTCTTTTATAAAAAAATGTTTTCAAAAATTAATTACAGAGCAAATTAATATTAAATTCGTGAATGGAAATTTTCTAGAAGAAATTCCTGTAGATACTCATATATCTAAGTACCAGACAGTAAGAAATAATACTGTTTCTAATATTAGAAATAAAAAGAAGAAAAAAACAGATAGCGATACAGAAATTATTTATGGCAAAAAAATAAAAGCTAGATCAACACATAATTTAAATGAGGTTGATTCGGAAATTGATAAAATTATTATAGAAGCAGAAATTTTTGATGTACAGGAAATTAATACAAGAAGAGGTAATACTTTTTATGTAATTGATGTAACAGACAATAGTAATTCAATTACTGTTAAAATATTTCCCCGCCGTGATAAAGATGTAAACTGTAAAATAAAAAAAGGTAAATGGGTTCGAATAAGTGGTTATGTGCAATATGATAAATATTCTAAAGAATTAGTTATGATTGCTGAAGCTATGAATTATATCAAAAATCAATCTATTGAAAGAATTGATAATGCGGAAGAAAAAAGGGTAGAATTACATCTTCACACTCAAATGAGTGCAATGGACTCTGTAGTCGATGTAAAAAAAGTTGTTGCTCGTGCAGCAAAATGGGGACATCCAGCAATTGCTATAACAGACCATGGAGTTGTTCAATCATATCCAGATGCATATTGGGCAGGTAAAGAACATGGCATTAAAGTGCTTTATGGACTAGAAGCATATATGGTTGATGATGGTGAATTAATTATTCAAAGGCCTGGAAATAGTACAATAGCTGAAGGCACCTATACTGTTTTTGATCTTGAGACTACTGGTTTCCATGCAGGGTCAGATAAAATAATTGAGATTGGAGCAGTTAAGATAAAAAACAACACAGTAATTGATACCTTTACTTCCTTTGTTAAAATTGATAGTCCTATACCGCCAAAAATAACAGAAATTACTGGAATTAATAATGATATGCTTAAAGATGCAGCAGAGTTAAATGATGTTATAGATCAATTTCTTGCTTTTGTAGATGAAAGTATATTAGTTGCACATAATGCTTCTTTTGATTATGGTTTTTTAAAAGCAGCTATAAAGAAATTAGGTAAAGAGGCTATTAAATATTCTGTTTTAGATACATTAAATTTAAGCAGAGCTGTTTATCCACAATTAAAATCTCATAAATTAAACAAAATATGTGATCATTTAAATATAGATCTGGATAATCATCATAGAGCTTTAGACGATGCAAAAGCAACAGGCGATATATTAATAGAAATCTTTTTAGAATTAGATAAACAGGAAATTATGAACTTAAAAGATATAAATAATTTAAGAAAGAAAATAGATTGGAAGAAATTGCAGACCTCGCATTTAATAATCTTAGCTAAAAATAAAGAGGGCTTAAAAGCTATTTATAAATTAGTCTCTAATTCTCATATTAATCATTATTATAGAAAACCGAGAATATTAAAAAGTGAATTAAGTAATTATAGGGATAATTTGATTATCGGTTCAGCTTGTGAGGCAGGCCAATTATACCGTGGTATTATTGAAAATAAAGACGATAATGAAATAAAAAATATAGCCAAATTTCACGATTTTTTAGAAATTCAACCACTAGGAAACAACAAATTTTTATTAAATAATCAAGTAGCTTCTGTAGAAGAATTACAGGAAATAAATAAAAAAATATATAATTTAGGGAAAAAATTTAACAAACCTGTTATTGCTACAGGTGATGTACATTTTCTTGATCCGGATGATAGTATATATAGAAAAATATTACAGGCTGGACAGGGTTTTGATGACTTAAATCAGGCACCTCTTTATTTTCGAACAACAGAAGAAATGTTAGAGGAATTTAAATATTTAGGAGAGGATATTGCTAAAGAAGTTGTAATTGAAAACCCACAAAAAATTAATCAAAGTTGTGAAGAATTAGAAATTATACCCAAAGACCTTTATACACCAACAATTGAAGGTGCTGATGAAGAAATAAGGGCTATGGCTTTTGAGAAAGCTAAAACAATGTATGGTGACCCCTTACCAGAATTAGTTGAGAAACGTTTGGAAAGGGAATTGAATTCTATTATTGGTAACGGTTATGCAGTGATATATCTAACTTCACAAAAGTTAGTAAAAAAATCTTTAGACGATGGATACTTAGTAGGCTCAAGGGGTTCTGTTGGTTCTTCTTTTGCTGCTACTATGACAGGCATTACTGAAGTTAATCCCTTGCCTCCACATTATCGCTGTGGAAAATGTAAGCACTCGGAATTTATTGAAGATGGCTCAGTTGGTGTAGGAGTTGACCTTCCTGACAAAGAGTGCCCTAAATGTGGAGAGGAACTAATTAAAGATGGCTTTGATATTCCTTTTGAAGTCTTCTTAGGTTTTAAAGGAGATAAGGTTCCTGATATTGATCTAAACTTTTCTGGTGAATACCAGGCTACTACTCACAAATATACTGAAACATTATTTGGAAAAGATTATGTATATAGAGCAGGAACAATTTCTTCTATAGCAGAAAGAACAGCTTTTGGATTTGTAAAGGGTTATTTGAATGATAATAACTTAACTGAAAAAAATGCTGAAATAAAGAGATTAGTTAAAGGTTGTACAGGAGTAAAGAGAACAACAGGACAACATCCTGGTGGTCAAATAGTTGTTCCAAATGATCTAGAAATATATGACTTTACACCGATTCAAAAACCAGCTAATGATATGAAAACAGATACTTTAACAACTCATTTTGACTTTCATTCTATACACGATAATTTATTAAAACTTGATATCTTAGGTCACGATGACCCAACAACTATTAGAATGTTACAGGATATAACAGGTGTTTCTCCATTTGATATAAGTCTTGATGATCCAGATACAATGTCTATTTTTTCAAGTACTGAGGCTCTAGGAGTAACGCCAGAGGAAATAGATAGTACCATAGGGACTTTAGGTATACCTGAATTCGGTACAAGCTTTGTAAGACAGATGTTAGTAGATACCAAGCCAAATACTTTTGCTGAATTAATTAGAATTAGTGGCCTTTCTCATGGTACTGATGTATGGTTAAACAATGCGCAAGATCTTATTAGAAGCAATACCGCTGAATTAGCAGAAGTTATATCTGTTCGCGATGATATTATGAATTATTTAATACAAAAAGGATTGGAGCCTGCCAGGGCTTTTTGGATTATGGAAAACGTTAGAAAAGGAAAGGGTTTAAAGGATGACGAAGAAAATTATATGAGAGAAAATAATGTACCTGAATGGTATATTGATTCATGTAAGAAAATAAAATATATGTTTCCTAAAGCACATGCTGCGGCTTATGTAATGATGGCTTTTAGAATTGCTTTTTTTAAGGTTCACTATCCTGAAGCTTTTTATGCAACATTTTTTACAAGAAAAGCAGATGATTTTGACGCACAAATTGTATGTCAAGGGTATGAACATATATTGAAAATTAAAGGAGATTTAGATCAAAAAGGAAATGATATGACGGCTAAAGAAAAAGGCGTTTATACTATCCTTGAGATTGTAATAGAGGCAATGGCTAGAGGTATTAAATTTACAACTGTTGATTTATACCAATCAGAAGTCAAGCATTTTAAGATTACAGATAAGGGTTTATTGCCACCATTAACTAGTTTAGAAGGTTTAGGTGAAAGTGCTGCTCAAAATATAGTTATAAGTAGGGAAGAAAGTGACTTTACATCTATTGAAGAGTTAGTAAATCGAACACGGATAAGTAAGACTGTGGTAGAAGTAATGAAAGAGCATGGTACTTTAAATGGAATGCCTGATAAAAATCAACTCTCTTTGTTTTGATAATTAAACTTGCATGTTTCTTAATAGTATGATAAAATTAATTTGATAGATTTATTTATGATATTAATTACTTTAGAGAAGGAGTGGGCTGATCCCACTCCTTCCTTATACTTATAATAATTTTACATAAAAACATCTAATTTTAAATCATCTAGTATATACTTTTGGAACTATAAGATAAAAGTAAAATATTTAAACTAAATATTATAAACAGTAGTTTGTTATAATTAGAATTTTCCATGTAAATATTAATTATATAAAACAAAAAAAGAAGGGAGAAAAAATGGGTAAGATTAAAGATTTAATTACTGAAATAGCTGAACCTATTATAGAAGATTTAGACTTAGAGTTAGTAGATGTTCAATATCTTAAAGAGGGAGAAGGTTTCACTTTAAGAGTCTTTATTGATAATGAAAAGAATGAAATAGGATTAGACGAATGTGAAAAAGTTAGTAGAAATTTAAGTGAAGAATTAGATAGAATTGATCCAATTAATGATAGTTATATTCTAGAGGTGTCTTCACCTGGTATTGAAAGGCCTCTGAATAAGTTAGAGGACTTTGATCGTTTCGAAGGAGAGCTGGCATATATTAAAGCATATGCCCCAATTAATGGTAAAAAAGAATTTATAGGAACTATATTAAAAAGGGAAGATCAGCAGATACGTCTTGAAGATAAGGATAAGAAAAATCAAGTATACGAGATTCCCTATTCTAGTATAGCTACTGCAAATTTAACAATAGATTTTTAATATCTATAAATATTTGTTCTTGTTGTATAATTTATAAAAAACATTGAATAAATGTTAATGTTTTATAAGGGAGGATTGGGAGAATGAGTCTGGAATTTTTACATGCCCTTGATGATATTATAAAAAATAAAGGGATAACAAAAGAAGTGTTATTTGAAGCAATTGAAACTGCTTTAATTTCTGCTTATAAAAAAGATTTTGGATCTAAGGAAAATGTCAAAGTCGAAATAGGTAGAAATACCGGGGAAGTTCATGTCTATACTAAAAAGGAAGTTGTAGAAGAAGTTGAAAATGAACTTTTAGAGATTTCTTTGGAAGAAGCTAAAAAAATCAAAGGTGATTTTGAGATTGGAGATATAGTTGAACAAGAAATTACTCCAGCTAATTTTGGGCGTATTGCAGCTCAAACAGCTAAACAAGTAGTGATGCAAAGAATACGTGAAGCTGAAAGAGATGTTATTTATGAAGAATATAAACAAAAGGAAGGAGAACTAATTACAGGGGTTATTCAACGTTTCCATAACAATAATGTTTTCATAGATTTTGGTAAGATTGAAGCTTTATTACCACCATCAGAACAAATGCCTAACGAACAATATAATGCTGGAGATCGCATTAAATTATATGTAGTTGAAGTAAGCTCAGATAGTAAAGGCCCTAAAATATTAGTTTCTCGAACACATCCTGCTTTAATTAAGCGTTTGTTTGAGGTAGAAGTTCCTGAAATTTTTGATGGTATTGTAGAAATACAAAATATTGCTAGAGAAGCTGGATATAGATCAAAAATCTCTGTATCATCTTTTGATGAGCAAGTTGATCCTGTAGGAGCCTGCGTAGGTCCAAAGGGAATGAGGGTGCAAGCAGTAGTGGATCAAGTAAATGGAGAAAAAATTGATATTATAGAATGGTGTGAAGATCCAAAAGTACTTGTTTCAAATGCTCTTAATCCTGCGGAAGTTAAAAAGGTAAACATTAATGAAGAAGATAAGATAGCTGAAGTTATAGTACCCGATTTTCAGTTATCATTAGCTATAGGTAAAGAAGGTCAAAATGCTCGTTTGGCTGCAAAACTTACAGGTTGGAAAGTTGATATTAAAAAAGAGTCTGATTACGATACAAATATAAATCAAGATGAAAATATTAAGGATTCTGAAGAATAAAAATTCTTAAATTTATTTTAAAATATTATGGTAGGTGATCTAATTGTCTAAAAAAGTTCCTATCAGAAAATGTGTTGCTTGTGGAGAGAGAAAGCCTAAAAATGAATTAATAAGGGTTGTTTATAATAAAGGCGAAGGTGTTATAAGTATAGATCGAAAAGGTAAAATGCCTGGTAGAGGGGCTTATCTCTGTCCAGAAAAAAAATGTTTTGACTTGGCAAATAAGGCTAAAAAGATTGAGAGATCTTTAAAAATATCAATTTCGGATGAGATATATCAAAACTTAATAAAGGAGATTGATATAATGAAAGGTTAATTTTATGGGGGTGTTATTATGGGAAAGGTTCGAGTTTATAAATTAGCAAAAGAACTAAATGTATCAAGTTCTGCATTATTAGACATTTTACATGATCTTGATGTGGAAGTAACAAGTCATATGAGTACAATTACAGATGAAACAGCAGATATTATTAAAGGAATGTATGTGGAAAAAGGAGAAGAAGAAAAAAAGTCTGTTGAAAAAGCAGAAAGTAGGCAAGAAAAAAAATTGAAAAAAAACAACAATGAAGTAAATAATAATAATAAGAAAAATGATAACGTTATTAAAAAAAGTACTGTAGAGAATAATAAAAAAAATATAGAAAAAGATAATGATAATTCAAGAAAATTTGATGTAGAAGTACCTATTACTGTTAAAGATTTTGGAGAGTTAACTGGTATAGCTGCAAATAAGATCATTAAAAAATTAATAGGTTTAGGCATAATGGCAAATGTTAATCATCCTCTAGATGAAGATATTCTTTTAATGTTAGCTGATGAATTAGGTATTGACATTAGTTTTAAATCTATGACTGAGGAAGAACTTAAAGAAGCGGATATACATGATCGTATAGCTTTAGAAATTGAAGATAAAGAAAAAGATTTAAAGTTAAGACCACCTATCGTTACAGTTATGGGTCATGTTGATCATGGTAAGACAACTCTTTTGGATGTTATTCGTAAGGCAAGAGTAGCTGAAGGTGAAGCAGGAGGAATAACGCAACACATAGGTGCATACCAAGTGAAGGTAAATGGCAAGAAAATATCTTTCATAGACACTCCTGGTCATGAAGCTTTTACAGCAATGAGAGCTCGCGGAGCTCAGGTAACAGATATTACGATATTGGTTGTAGCTGCAGATGATGGAGTTATGCCACAAACAATTGAGGCTATAAACCATGCAAAGGCTGCTGATATACCAATTATAGTAGCTATAAATAAAATTGATAGACCTAATGCACAACCGGATCGTGTTAAGCAAGAGTTAACAGAGCATGGTTTAGTTCCTGAGGATTGGGGAGGTCAAACAATTTGTGTCCCTATATCAGCGCTTAAAGAAGAAAATATAGAAGAGCTACTAGAGATGGTTTTATTGGTTGCAGAGATTGAAGAAATTAAAGCAAATCCTAGTAGACCAGCAGAAGGAATTATTATTGAGTCTGAACTCGATAAAGGCCGTGGTCCTGTTGCTACAATTTTAATTAAGAACGGAACTATGCATGTAGGTGATGCTTTATTAGCAGGTCCAGTTTCAGGTAGAGTAAGAGCTATGCTTGATGATAAAGGTAATAGAGTCGAAGAAGCTCCACCTGCAACACCTATAGAAATATTAGGATTCTCTGATGTACCTAATGCTGGAGATTTAGTTCAAGTACTTGATGATGAAAAAGAAGCTAGACAAGTTGCTGAAGCCAGGAAAAAGGATATTCAGCAAAAGAGTCAGCAAACTGAAAATAAAATATCTTTAGAGGATTTATATCAACAAATTCAAGAAGGAGAAGTAAAGGAACTAAATGTTGTCTTAAAAGCAGATGTTAATGGTTCCATTGAAGCTCTTAGAGATTCCTTAGTGAAACTAGGTAATAAAGAAGTTACTGTTAATATTATTCATACTGCAGTAGGAGCGATTAATGAAACGGATGTTAACTTAGCGAGTGCTTCTAATGCTATTATTCTTGGTTTTAACGTACGACCAGCAAGTAACGCAAGAAGATTAGCAGAAAAAGAAAAGGTAGATGTAAGAACTTATAGAGTTATTTATAAAGCTATTGAAGATCTGAAAGACGCTATGTCTGGATTGTTAGATCCTGAATTAAAAGAAGAGGTAACAGGTAGAGCAGAAGTTAGAGATACATTTAAAGTTCCTAATATTGGACTTATTGCAGGTTTATATGTAACAGAAGGTACTATTAACCGTAATGATAAAGTTCGCTTATTACGTGATGGAGTAGTTATCTACGAAGGTAATATTGCATCATTAAAAAGATTTGAGAATGATGTTCGAGAAGTTAGGGAAGGTTATGAATGTGGTTTAGGAATAGAAGGATTTAATGATATTAAATTAGGTGATGAATTAGAAATATACACTATAAAAGAGATAAAAAGGTCATTGTAATAATGATTAGATGCTCATCTTATCATTAAAAGATACTTTTCTCTTAATATATTTTGGAGTAGGTGAATATAATGGTAAAACAAAGAGCTCAAAGATTAGGAGAGTTAATAAAGCAAGAGATTAGCGATATATTATTAAAGGACGTTAAAGACCCTCGTGTTGGATTTGTTTCAGTAACGGATGTAGAAGTTTCTGGTGATTTAAGGCATGCTAATGTATATGTTAGTGTGTTTGGTAGTGATAAAGAACGTTCTGATACTATGAAAGCTCTTGAAAAAGGTAATGGCTATATAAGAAAGCTATTAGGTGAACGGATAACTGTTTATCATACACCGGAACTTTTGTTTAAATATGATAAATCGCTAGAATATGGAGCACATATATCAAAAATACTAGATAAAGTTAAAAATGAAGATGAAAAAAAGAATGAAAAAGGGGATTAAGTAATGAATTCTTTAGAGCAGGTATATGATATCATTAAAAAAAATAATAATTTTATTTTAATGGGACATATTGCTCCTGACGGTGATTGTATTGGCTCTTTATTTGCTTTAAAGTGGTATCTTGATAATTTAGGTAAAAGTTCTATTGTATTATTCTCAGAAAAGCTGGAAGAAAAGTATCATGTTATAGGGGTTAAAGAAGAAGATTATTGCTTAATTGATGAATTTAAAATTGATAAAAACAAACATTATGTTTGCCTTGCCCTTGATTCTGCAGATATAGATCGCTTAGGTGAGGGCAAGGAGTTAGCAAAAAATCTATATTTGCTAAATATAGATCACCATCCTGATAACCCGTGTTATGGAGATATTAATTATATTAATTCTGAAACAGCTGCTACTGGAGAAATAATATTCGATTTAATTTCTCTTAATGATAAATGGGCATTAGAAAATTTAGATAAAAATAAAAATTGTTATGACTCTAATATTCAAAATATAGCTAATGCTTTAGCTTTAGCTTTTATAGGTGATACTGGTAGTTTTCGTTACCAAAATACGAGTTCTACTGTATTTGATATAATGTCATTACTTAAGAGACTTGGTGCTGATGTCTATCAAATAAATAAATCTGTATATGCTTCTTATCCATATAATATAATTAAATTAAAAGCTCTTGCTTTGAACACTTTAGAATTATTTGAAGATAAAGTTGCTCATTTGACAGTAAGTCAAGAAATGCTAAAAAAGACTAATACTAATTTAGATGAAGTCTCTGGACTTGTTAATTATGCAAGGGATATTAAAGGAGTAGAGCTTGGTTTATTATTTTCCGAACTCAGCGAAAATGAAACTAGAGTTAGTTTTCGTTCTAATAATTATTCTAAGGTAAATGAATTTGCTGCTTTATATGGTGGTGGTGGACATCCACGTGCTGCTGGCTGTTCGATTAATAAAAATCTTTTAGAAGTGAAAGAAATGATTTTAAAAAAGGTGAAAGATTATGTCTGAATTAAATGGAATAATAAATATATTAAAACCCCCTGGAAAAACTTCGTTTCAGGTGGTTTCTTGTGTTAGAAGAATTTTATCATGTAAAAAAGCTGGACATACAGGAACACTTGATCCTAGTGCAGTTGGTGTTCTCCCTATTTGTCTTGGTAAAGCAACTAAAATTATACCTTATATTCCTGAAGATGAAAAAGAATATATAGCAGATATAATATTAGGAAAGAGGACAGATACTTTAGATGCTGAAGGTGAAATAATAGAGGAAAGTGAAGATTGGAAGCATATAAGTAAAGATGATTTAGAAAGAACACTGAAAGAATTTAAAGGTAATATAAAACAAATACCACCTATGTATTCAGCCTTGCATTATAAAGGAAAGCGTTTGTATAAGCTTGCTAGGCAAGGAAAAGAAGTTGATCGGGAACCTAGAGAAGTGGAGATTAAAGAATTAGAGTTATTAGAATTTGATTTACCAAGAATAAAAGTTAGAGTTCTTTGTTCTAAAGGCACATATATTCGAACATTAGCTGATGATATAGGTGAATATTTAGAATGTGGTGCTTTTTTGCAAAAATTAAAAAGAAGTAAATCAGGTCCTTTTAGAATAGAGAATGCAGTTACCTTAGATACATTGTATAATAAAGGAGAAAAATTAATCGTGCCTATAG includes these proteins:
- the truB gene encoding tRNA pseudouridine(55) synthase TruB, which gives rise to MSELNGIINILKPPGKTSFQVVSCVRRILSCKKAGHTGTLDPSAVGVLPICLGKATKIIPYIPEDEKEYIADIILGKRTDTLDAEGEIIEESEDWKHISKDDLERTLKEFKGNIKQIPPMYSALHYKGKRLYKLARQGKEVDREPREVEIKELELLEFDLPRIKVRVLCSKGTYIRTLADDIGEYLECGAFLQKLKRSKSGPFRIENAVTLDTLYNKGEKLIVPIDFPLDFPKLYIKDSFFDLAKNGSSLSANAFVDININLDKLAFEEKNVLVYYRNYFISISQIINTEDGFEIKPDRVFNVQL